In one Brienomyrus brachyistius isolate T26 chromosome 7, BBRACH_0.4, whole genome shotgun sequence genomic region, the following are encoded:
- the gfi1b gene encoding zinc finger protein Gfi-1b isoform X2, with product MPRSFLVKSKKCASYNTHKFVEEAEPRVFPEVIYKSKPHIPDFPPYYKPPYSWDPLSSPYDFRQMGFPNPLLQHPSTLYGAHIKPSAEPPQPLDCSSHYSPVSDTYHCITCEKVFSTPHGLEVHVRRSHSGTRPYGCSICRKAFGHAVSLEQHMNVHSQERSFECKMCGKTFKRSSTLSTHLLIHSDTRPYPCQYCGKRFHQKSDMKKHTYIHTGEKPHKCQVCGKAFSQSSNLITHSRKHTGFKPFGCEICAKGFQRKVDLRRHHESQHGLK from the exons ATGCCTCGATCGTTCCTGGTGAAGAGCAAGAAGTGCGCTTCGTATAACACGCACAAGTTCGTCGAAGAAGCCGAACCAAGGGTATTTCCTGAAGTAATATATAAATCAA AGCCTCACATCCCTGACTTTCCCCCTTATTACAAGCCCCCCTACAGCTGGGACCCCCTGTCCTCGCCATATGACTTCCGGCAGATGGGGTTTCCTAACCCCCTGTTGCAACACCCCAGCACCCTGTATGGTGCACATATCAAGCCCAGCGCAgagcccccccagcccctggACTGCAGTTCCCACTACTCGCCAGTCTCTGACACCTACCACTGCATCACCTGCGAGAAG GTGTTCTCCACACCCCACGGGCTGGAGGTGCACGTCCGCCGCTCCCACAGTGGCACCAGACCCTACGGATGCAGCATCTGTCGCAAAGCCTTTGGTCACGCGGTCAGCCTGGAGCAGCACATGAATGTCCACTCCCAG GAGAGAAGCTTCGAGTGCAAGATGTGTGGGAAGACATTCAAACGTTCCTCTACGCTCTCCACCCACCTGCTGATCCATTCGGACACGCGGCCCTACCCCTGCCAGTACTGCGGCAAGAGGTTCCACCAAAAGTCTGACATGAAGAAACACACCTACATCCACACAG GAGAGAAGCCCCACAAATGCCAGGTGTGCGGCAAGGCCTTCAGCCAGAGTTCCAACCTCATAACCCACAGCCGTAAGCACACGGGTTTCAAGCCCTTTGGTTGCGAGATCTGCGCCAAGGGTTTCCAACGCAAGGTAGACCTGAGACGTCACCACGAGAGCCAGCATGGGCTGAAGTAG
- the gfi1b gene encoding zinc finger protein Gfi-1b isoform X1, translating to MPRSFLVKSKKCASYNTHKFVEEAEPRVFPEVIYKSIEAAAPPSPVPSEHASPPEPTPESSPSPPGTYVKSEQEPECLVPAHPEPTVAPILSRPPYYASEPHIPDFPPYYKPPYSWDPLSSPYDFRQMGFPNPLLQHPSTLYGAHIKPSAEPPQPLDCSSHYSPVSDTYHCITCEKVFSTPHGLEVHVRRSHSGTRPYGCSICRKAFGHAVSLEQHMNVHSQERSFECKMCGKTFKRSSTLSTHLLIHSDTRPYPCQYCGKRFHQKSDMKKHTYIHTGEKPHKCQVCGKAFSQSSNLITHSRKHTGFKPFGCEICAKGFQRKVDLRRHHESQHGLK from the exons ATGCCTCGATCGTTCCTGGTGAAGAGCAAGAAGTGCGCTTCGTATAACACGCACAAGTTCGTCGAAGAAGCCGAACCAAGGGTATTTCCTGAAGTAATATATAAATCAA TTGAAGCAGCGGCGCCGCCGTCGCCTGTTCCTTCGGAGCACGCCTCTCCGCCGGAACCTACACCCGAAAGCTCCCCTTCTCCGCCGGGCACCTACGTCAAGAGCGAGCAGGAGCCCGAGTGCTTAGTTCCCGCTCACCCGGAGCCCACTGTCGCCCCCATCTTATCCAGGCCGCCTTATTATGCCTCTG AGCCTCACATCCCTGACTTTCCCCCTTATTACAAGCCCCCCTACAGCTGGGACCCCCTGTCCTCGCCATATGACTTCCGGCAGATGGGGTTTCCTAACCCCCTGTTGCAACACCCCAGCACCCTGTATGGTGCACATATCAAGCCCAGCGCAgagcccccccagcccctggACTGCAGTTCCCACTACTCGCCAGTCTCTGACACCTACCACTGCATCACCTGCGAGAAG GTGTTCTCCACACCCCACGGGCTGGAGGTGCACGTCCGCCGCTCCCACAGTGGCACCAGACCCTACGGATGCAGCATCTGTCGCAAAGCCTTTGGTCACGCGGTCAGCCTGGAGCAGCACATGAATGTCCACTCCCAG GAGAGAAGCTTCGAGTGCAAGATGTGTGGGAAGACATTCAAACGTTCCTCTACGCTCTCCACCCACCTGCTGATCCATTCGGACACGCGGCCCTACCCCTGCCAGTACTGCGGCAAGAGGTTCCACCAAAAGTCTGACATGAAGAAACACACCTACATCCACACAG GAGAGAAGCCCCACAAATGCCAGGTGTGCGGCAAGGCCTTCAGCCAGAGTTCCAACCTCATAACCCACAGCCGTAAGCACACGGGTTTCAAGCCCTTTGGTTGCGAGATCTGCGCCAAGGGTTTCCAACGCAAGGTAGACCTGAGACGTCACCACGAGAGCCAGCATGGGCTGAAGTAG